In Rhodoferax koreense, a genomic segment contains:
- a CDS encoding PEP-CTERM sorting domain-containing protein: MLTFKQALKSAGAVVGLVGAMSANAYTVGGIDFGNSLSLNHLETTTLAQTFINGNGQSATAYGSISTVNGDSTYCAGGGSCSLYFIATFSGSQNFSSSYVEFSSATITVYYSNSTVNLFNQDSVANLASIQGMTTWLTLTGHNNLGGGASTNAVVTGTGSLSGATLNGGGAGLFDVGSPGLASVIASFDTNTIADAAGGFADVALTSSFNNFVLNEFDVANGLATGCENGTAAVGAWCYQGSSNLRGKLQAVPEPSSLALAGLGFGVMGALSRRRRNAKK; this comes from the coding sequence ATGTTGACCTTCAAGCAAGCTTTAAAGTCCGCAGGTGCCGTTGTCGGCCTCGTGGGCGCAATGTCCGCGAACGCTTACACCGTCGGCGGCATCGACTTTGGTAACTCCCTCAGTCTGAACCACCTGGAAACCACGACGCTCGCGCAGACCTTCATCAATGGCAACGGCCAGTCGGCTACGGCTTATGGTTCCATCTCCACGGTGAACGGAGACAGCACCTATTGCGCCGGTGGCGGCAGCTGCAGCCTGTACTTCATCGCGACGTTCAGCGGTTCGCAGAATTTCAGCTCCAGCTATGTGGAGTTCTCGTCTGCGACGATTACCGTGTACTACTCCAACAGCACTGTAAATCTGTTCAACCAGGACTCCGTTGCAAACCTTGCGTCGATCCAAGGCATGACGACATGGCTGACGCTGACGGGTCACAACAATCTGGGCGGCGGCGCTAGCACCAATGCGGTCGTGACCGGCACTGGTTCGCTCTCCGGCGCAACGCTCAACGGTGGCGGTGCTGGCCTGTTTGACGTTGGCAGCCCTGGCCTTGCGAGTGTGATCGCTTCGTTCGACACCAACACCATCGCGGACGCTGCAGGCGGCTTTGCAGACGTCGCACTGACTTCGTCGTTCAACAACTTCGTACTCAACGAATTTGATGTGGCCAATGGCCTCGCAACTGGTTGCGAAAATGGTACCGCTGCCGTTGGCGCCTGGTGCTACCAAGGTTCGTCGAACCTGCGCGGCAAGCTGCAGGCTGTTCCTGAGCCAAGCTCCCTGGCTCTCGCTGGCCTGGGTTTCGGCGTCATGGGCGCACTGAGCCGCCGCCGTCGCAACGCTAAGAAGTAA
- a CDS encoding low molecular weight protein-tyrosine-phosphatase — translation MRYLLKSAIMMALFFVVLDTRTFSASRHVQRLLQSRKSFLLAKGPPWHAVLSTCSHLKSACMRNILMVCTANICRSPMAQIVATQVAQRRGLDRGLRIDSAGTHATKGAPQPDSRAKLALEKRGYKVKKGRSRKVETKDFERFDLILAMDQTNLSTLHALCPAQYHHKLELFLASAQPDVHANEVPDPYYGSAQGFERVLDLCEAGVDALLSRLG, via the coding sequence ATGCGGTACCTGCTAAAAAGCGCCATCATGATGGCGCTTTTTTTTGTCGTTCTTGATACGCGCACATTCTCGGCCTCGCGCCATGTCCAAAGGCTGCTGCAAAGTAGAAAATCGTTCCTGCTCGCCAAGGGTCCGCCATGGCATGCCGTTCTTTCTACTTGCTCTCACCTGAAATCCGCATGCATGAGAAATATCCTGATGGTCTGCACGGCCAACATCTGCAGATCGCCAATGGCACAGATCGTCGCAACGCAGGTAGCGCAAAGAAGAGGTCTGGATCGCGGCCTACGCATCGATTCCGCCGGCACGCATGCCACCAAGGGCGCACCCCAGCCCGATAGCCGCGCGAAGCTAGCGCTGGAAAAACGTGGCTACAAGGTCAAAAAGGGGAGGTCTCGCAAGGTCGAAACCAAAGACTTCGAACGTTTCGACCTCATTCTGGCCATGGATCAAACGAACCTGAGCACCCTGCATGCGCTTTGCCCGGCGCAATACCACCACAAACTCGAGTTGTTCCTCGCATCGGCGCAGCCCGACGTGCACGCCAACGAGGTGCCGGACCCCTACTACGGCAGCGCGCAGGGCTTCGAACGGGTTCTGGACCTGTGCGAAGCTGGCGTGGACGCATTGTTGTCACGCCTGGGTTGA
- a CDS encoding NAD-dependent epimerase has translation MKILVTGAAGFIGMTATLKLLARGDEVVGLDNLNDYYEVALKQSRLDRLTPHAGFRFVKLDVADRAGMADLFAAEKFDRVIHLAAQAGVRYSLQNPHAYVESNLVGFTNILEGCRHSKVQHLVYASSSSVYGGNTKMPFSEHDSVDHPVSLYAATKKANELMAHTYSHLYDLPTTGLRFFTVYGPWGRPDMALFLFTKAILEGRPIDVFNHGNMKRDFTYVDDIVEGVIRVLDRTATAEPAYDAALADPATSNAPYRVFNIGNNNPVPLLDFIGCIENALGMKAEKRLLPLQDGDVPATYANTDALQDWVGFVPGTSVQAGIANFVAWYRGYYKV, from the coding sequence ATGAAGATTTTGGTGACGGGTGCTGCCGGTTTTATCGGCATGACGGCAACGCTGAAGCTGCTCGCGCGCGGTGACGAAGTGGTGGGGCTGGACAACCTGAACGATTACTACGAGGTGGCGTTGAAGCAAAGCCGCCTGGATCGACTCACGCCCCATGCCGGGTTTCGCTTCGTGAAGCTGGACGTGGCCGACCGCGCCGGCATGGCCGATCTGTTCGCCGCCGAGAAATTCGACCGGGTGATCCACCTGGCCGCCCAGGCCGGCGTTCGTTATTCCTTGCAGAATCCGCATGCCTACGTGGAAAGCAACCTGGTCGGCTTCACCAACATCCTCGAAGGCTGCCGCCACAGCAAGGTGCAGCATCTGGTCTACGCGTCGAGTTCCAGCGTCTATGGCGGCAACACCAAGATGCCGTTTTCCGAGCACGACAGCGTCGATCATCCTGTGAGCCTGTACGCGGCCACCAAGAAGGCCAACGAGTTGATGGCCCATACCTACAGCCATCTCTACGACCTGCCGACCACGGGCCTGCGCTTTTTCACGGTGTATGGCCCCTGGGGCCGGCCCGACATGGCCTTGTTCCTGTTCACCAAGGCCATTCTCGAAGGGCGGCCGATCGACGTGTTCAACCACGGCAACATGAAGCGCGACTTCACCTACGTGGACGACATCGTCGAAGGCGTGATCCGCGTGCTCGACCGCACGGCGACCGCCGAACCCGCGTACGATGCCGCGCTGGCCGACCCCGCCACCAGCAACGCGCCTTACCGGGTTTTCAACATCGGCAACAACAACCCTGTGCCCTTGCTCGATTTCATCGGCTGCATCGAGAATGCGCTGGGCATGAAGGCCGAGAAAAGGCTGCTGCCGCTGCAGGACGGCGATGTGCCCGCCACTTATGCCAACACCGACGCCTTGCAGGACTGGGTCGGCTTCGTGCCGGGGACGAGTGTGCAGGCCGGCATCGCCAATTTCGTGGCCTGGTACCGGGGCTACTACAAGGTTTGA